A segment of the Trifolium pratense cultivar HEN17-A07 linkage group LG7, ARS_RC_1.1, whole genome shotgun sequence genome:
CATTTCAGTTacgttttttcttctaaacacCAACAAAACTACTCCTTCATCCTCTTGTGCGATTTTGTGGAAAACTTCAACATCCTACCTCAAACCATTCTTAATCAAGTAAGTTCCATACATTTACATTCACTCTTTTCTCATTCCATGTTTTTCTTATCACATTCCATcttttctatgttttttttccCTCCCTGAGTAATTTTCTATCTCAAAATTCTAtgtttgaattgttgattaatggttAGTTGTTAGTTTAGTTAGATGTTAACATGAATGCATGTGATATTAGGTTCAATTTGTGTATGTCATTAGTTGGTATTATGGTGTACACTAATTGACAAAATGTGTAAGTAAAATTCAATATGCTTCCATATGAATAATATTTCCCATAGGTGTTAGGATTAAATGTTGATTGAATTATAGTTCGAATTTATCATAGTTTATAAGATTGTATTGATTGTGAAGATATTTTTCCATGTTAGGATAAATATGGAAGAAAATGTTGGGAGAGGTAGGCATAGAAAGGCAAGCAATGCAAATGCTTCCGCTCGTAGAGAGCTTGCTGCAAATCGCCCTGCCAAACGAGGTCGTAGTAAGCAGCAAGGACCAACTCCGGCGCGAGGAACACATGATGCTGAGGCGGGTGGTTCGCGTACGCGTACACGGTCACGTTTAGGCCAAGCACAAAATGTTGAGGATGATTTTGACGCGGATCAATTTCTAAATCAGGATGCCGAGTATGGCGAACCTGAAGAACCGCAACCTGAAGAACCGCAACAACCACCACGACAGAGACCGCAACAGCGACCACGGCAACCACGACGAGATGCAGCAAATGAGGGTTACGGAGGAGGACCAAGTGATATGTCATTATTAACACAATACGGAAATCATAGGGCGGTTCTGATATGGGATGCAGCACCAGATGATCACGAGGTACCGTTAagtgtattaattgttttattaaatgtattaattgttttaaatattgtgattatgttaattaagttttcaatgttttgtgttgttgaaaTTTTTCAGGTTTTAAAGAGGACTCTGCGTTGCCAAGCTAGCGGGAAAAATGCTATAAATATCGTCAAACCGCCTCGTAGTGAGAGGTGGTTTTGGGATCCAATTGAAGCATCGGGATTGGAGCCGCTTACCCGTGTCAATTTTAGCATACTTGACTATGGGGTTATATAGGCATTTGTTGAAAGATGGCATCCGGAAACAAGTACTTTCCACCTTCCGTTAGGTGAGCTCGGCATCACATTGGACGATGTACAATGTCTGTTACATCTTCCAATCTAAGGAAAGTTTTTGAACCATACGAAGATGTCAAGGGGAGAAGGGGCTAACATGGTTAGTTCATATCTAGGAGTTGAGCGAGAGGAGATTGATAtatgttggtgtaagccctagaggccaattacttataattgaataatagatgtattgaataatttacttatcaaataaaaggcttttctttatttattttatatatgataaaatgataaagtccctagaatagtcagttcacttatggaacgttaagtatgacttaatcgtgagattccattaaatataagaacactattcttaaacatatccatagtcaagttttattgtgaaatgggataacgataaagcataaagactattatgttggtagactgatgatcatatctcactgatcatggataatgagttatcaagtcttcacatagatataaatgttaagggtaactttatatcggattgacccaccatgagaatactacatagagtgttatgaaatgtcataagttttctcatagtgataaaaggtgtattccacccttcgacctgaaaccactatgtaccctagatgcaggagtgtaataccttgttgtcattcaaacgttatccgtaactggataattataaagatggttgatgggtatcccacgaatcatgctgagggacatgagtgacctagatggaatttgtccctcctacataacgggagatatgtctatgggcccaatattgaactagacaaggatgacatactatgccttgtgttcaatatagacatgaggacaaaagggtaattgtgcacaagatatttatcacggaaaggttagtcagatcacgtgacattcctatgacttgggtaacagtgatgtgttgctagataccgctcactgtttataatattacgattaatattattgccaacgtcataagaacctacagggtcacacacataaggacagttaagaagggaaaaaataagtaagacttattgtgggggtgcagttagtgaaaaacggttattgggcttgagaagcccaatttcgtgtaaactaaagacctcataagaaactctataaatagagccttatgaagttcagaagttacactttttgaaaccctaactgagtttagaaaaattctgaatttctctaaaccctaaaccgcacaaaattccctcagccttcatccaagaacagctagcactgtgagatcgaaggtctctgttcgtgtggactaagtggaggtgctgcaagtgcggtgcttgtgatcgatAAAGGCGGCCACAGTTTTGTTCtacaaaggtaatattctagacctgatcatgctcattcacaagaatccattgatgggaaatcttaattttaaaattccgctgcgtttataaaagtgttttatgaaacgatttcctaacagtggtatcagagccacttgtgaaaccatgaatcggtttgctgttttattactgttttattaatatgattttgaatcggtattaataataagaacaacaaggattaataaaatttgattgatcggtttaaaatatatatgtgatatatatttctgatacgacgcatcagtgtatgtgatacattgatcgtgtcattcattcgaatgttttgagtgattggcgtttaatttggatgattgtgagcgtgagcttcggaaccgtttatggtgaagcatcatatatccgatcgttcatctagaactagcagtcctgaaacgttttgatgaatggcggttgtattagggtttataacaatacaagtgttgtgttgttatatataAACAGAAtatattgttcattgaaagttttaagtgattgtcgtgagcatggatgattgtgagcgtgagcttcggaaccgataactggtgaagcatcatatatccaattgtctatggtgaacaaaatcctgaaacgttttgatgaatgattactgtAACAATACAAGGGTTGTGTCGTTACAAAAACAGAGTACGGCTAGGGTTTGTATCTGAAGCATCAAGTGTTGGTGCGATTAGGATTCATTGATGAAGTGTTCATCGAAATTAGGAACCCCCGGCTAACTCTgcgtaaggtgatcaatcatagtattttattaattggactaatgtaataataataaattgtgtgtttattgttattaaagttgcatgatgaatggttatggccttagttctttttcgttttatttgggattttaaatacggcctgcgtgtcgtgcctctcttatattttcttgatgtaatttcttttctcatctcactccctcgtatgaacacgagtttcttgtagagatgtaatataagattagcaaataggacaggaaggacatcaatgaagatctatcttggagaagtataggtcgttcttagatatagcataggttctctcaatggcttgagggaacaattacgctaggggccataaccatatcattttattatattatgtatattgatgcatgttatgaatggagtgacgtcattgtatgtaagccgtggtaaggtgagatcaaattaattataaaagccctcaaaggaattaatattaagttttattgctttccaacgaatagcgcccttcaagatcaatatcgatcaatgtaggttttgccaacgcgaagtgcattgtcaatattgataagttgcggtgaggtaatttatttatccgatcgctatttaatgggtctaacttaactaaagaaaatataataagattatataactttagaagcaagtattgggttattccatgtgatggattagaataagtgttattcacccaatagaaaggatatgagagttgtatgagatacaattggaaaggagtttcctacctaaataactaagttttgtgtaatcagcccaacgctgacttaaaacgaagtgaaatatggatctcattctcactagaaaatcttccaacgggattttccgaatcaaatgtcgagggtcatttgttttgagtaaaatagtgagagagcatgtttaattaaaggcctaattaaatgtgtattaaaattgttcaatacttatattttcacttttataattgtagatcaccatgtcaaacaccaatacttcgaacaacattttgcgaagcattcttgacaaagagaaattgtctgggacaaattttcttgattggcatcgtaacttgaggatagtcctcatgcacgagaaaaagctgtatgctattgaggaaccccaacctaaccctgaggatgaacctgccGCCAATGCTCCAAAGGcacaaagggatgcttatcagaagcgtcttgatgatgccatggatgcaaagtgcctcatgctggctaccatgacctctgagcttcagaagcaacatgaggacatgaatgcattcgatatgatcgaacacttgaaaacgctctatcaagagcaagccaggattgagaggtttgaggtttccaaagccctgttttcagccaagctatctgagggatctctagtaagtccacatgtgctcaagatgattgggtacgtggggaacttagaaaaattgggatttccacttggaaatgagcttgcaactgatctgatcttgcaatcgttgccggagagttttaatcagtttgttctgaacttcaccatgtcggacatggagaagactctgccacaactgctaggcatgttgaggcaagctgagcagaatatgaaaacaaaagggaagtccaaccatgttcttatgattggcaatggaaacaaagggaagggcaacaaagggaagggagtcaaagggaagggcaaggaagttgccaaaccaacccctaaagccttgaagcccactgggggagttgcaaaggagggtaggtgcttccactgtaacaagactggacattggaagaggaactgcccaaaatacctggaagataaaaagaatggagtagagagctctaattcagcaggtatctttgttattgaaattaatttatctacttcttctacatgggtattagataccggatgtggttctcacatttgtactaatgtgcaggggctgcaaaggagtagaggattggctaaatgtgaagtcgacctacgagtgggaaatggagcaagagttgccgcattagctgtaggagtttataatttgactttaccttctggtttaataatacagttagagaactgtttttatgtacctgccattagcaggaatattatttctgtttcttgtttggataaacttggcttttcatttacaataaagaacaattgttgctccatttatttaaatgatattttttatgccacagcacaaatgagtaatggattatatattcttgatcttgaaatgccaatatataacattgatacaaaaaggattaaacctaatgagttaaatcctacatacctttggcactgtcgtttaggccatataaatgagaaacgcatttccaagctccataaagatgggctcttggattcatttgattatgaatcttttgaaacatgcagatcttgcttattgggaaaaatgacaaagaccccattcactggtaaaggtgaaagggcaagtgatctgttggctctcatacatactgatgtatgtggaccattgaacacacatgctagaggaggttttcaatacttcatcacatttactaatgactacagtagatatggatatgtgtatctaatgaagcataaatccgaatcctttgaaaagttcaaagaatttaaaaatgaagtacaaaaccaactaggaaagaaaatcaaaatccttcgatcagatcgaggaggtgagtatttaagcctagagtttgatgaccatctaaaagagtgtgggatcttatcccaactcactcctcctggaacaccacaatggaatggtgtgtctgagagaagaaaccgaaccttgttggacatggtgcggtctatgatgagtcacgctgatcttccaaactccttttggggacacgccctattaacagcagcttatacacttaaccgtgttccttctaaaacggttgaaaagacaccatatgagatatggagtggcaagagaccacatatgtcttacttaaagatttggggttgcgaagtttatgtaaaacgtcaaatttctactaaacttgaacctaaatctgacaagtgcttctttgtgggatatccaaaagaaacaaaaggatatcacttctacaatccttctgagggcaaagtgtttgtcgctcgaacaggagtattcctagaaaaggactttgtttccaaaggaatcagtgggaggaaagtagatcttgaagaaattcacgatccacaaagtagtgacacaccaatggaggaacaagagcaggatgcacaagatgttgtgacagaaaatcctgctcatgtaacacaagaaccacgtaggtccaacaggatacgtcaagaacctgaaagatatggatatttcatatcggaacaaggcgatgtattactcatggatcaagatgagcctgtgacttaccaagaggccatcactggccctgaatctgagaagtggcttgaagccatgaaatctgaaatggattccatgtacacaaatcaagtttggaacttggtggaagctcctgatgggattaaacccataggatgcaagtgggtcttcaagaagaagactgacatggatggaaaggtacagacctacaaagcgcgattggttgctaaaggtttcaaacaaattcatggggtagactatgatgaaacattttcaccagttgcgatgatcaaatccattcggatcttacttgccatcgctgcatactatgattatgaaatctggcagatggatgtaaaaactgccttccttaatgggagtctccttgaggatgtgtatatgacacaacctgaaggcttttgcattccaggagaagccaaaaagatatgcaaattacagcgatcaatctacggattgaagcaagcttccagaagttggaatcttcgttttgatgaaactgtaaaacagtacggattcattcaaaatgaagatgagccttgtgtttacaagaaggttagtgggagcatagtcgcattcctagtattatatgtagatgacatattactaataggaaacgacatccctaccttgcaacaaattaaaacttggttagggaattgcttttctatgaaagatctgggtgaagcagcctatatattaggaataagaatctatagagatagatcacaaaaactgcttggcctgagccagagtacatacatagataaagtgttaagacgctttaatatgcatgattccaagaaaggattcattcctatgcaacatggcctatgtctttcaaagacacagtctccttcatctaaagaagaaagagaccgcatgagtaagatcccttatgcatcggctataggatctatcatgtatgccatgatatgtactcgaccagatgtttcatatgccttaagcgcaacaagccgttatcagtctgatcctggtgaggctcattgggtggctgtcaagaacatccttaaatacttaaggaggactaaagactcattcctaatatatggaggccaagaagagctaaatgtaattggttacactgatgctagcttccaaacagatagggatgactttaggtcgcaatcaggctatgtgttttgcataaatggtggcgctgtgagctggaagagttcaaagcaagatacagttgctgattctacaaccgaagctgagtacatcgctgcatcaaatgcagcaaaggaagctgtttggataaagaagttcattactgaacttggcatattccctagtattgtggatcccattgaattattttgtgacaacaatggtgcaatcgcacaagctaaggaacctagatctcaccaaaagtccaaacacatactcaggcgctatcatcttattcgagaaataattgatagaggagatgtgaaaatatgcagagtaccaacacttgacaatgctgctgatccacttacaaagcctcttgctcagccgaagcatgagggccacactaggggcataggtattaggagtatgcctgattggctctagtgctagtgggagattgttggtgtaagccctagaggccaattacttataattgaataatagatgtattgaataatttacttatcaaataaaaggcttttctttatttattttatatatgataaaatgataaagtccctagaatagtcagttcacttatggaacgttaagtatgacttaatcgtgagattccattaaatataagaacactattcttaaacatatccatagtcaagttttattgtgaaatgggataacgataaagcataaagactattatgttggtagactgatgatcatatctcactgatcatggataatgagttatcaagtcttcacatagatataaatgttaagggtaactttatatcggattgacccaccatgagaatactacatagagtgttatgaaatgtcataagttttctcatagtgataaaaggtgtattccacccttcgacctgaaaccactatgtaccctagatgcaggagtgtaataccttgttgtcattcaaacgttatccgtaactggataattataaagatggttgatgggtatcccacgaatcatgctgagggacatgagtgacctagatggaatttgtccctcctacataacgggagatatgtctatgggcccaatattgaactagacaaggatgacatactatgccttgtgttcaatatagacatgaggacaaaagggtaattgtgcacaagatatttatcacggaaaggttagtcagatcacgtgacattcctatgacttgggtaacagtgatgtgttgctagataccgctcactgtttataatattacgattaatattattgccaacgtcataagaacctacagggtcacacacataaggacagttaagaagggaaaaaataagtaagacttattgtgggggtgcagttagtgaaaaacggttattgggcttgagaagcccaatttcgtgtaaactaaagacctcataagaaactctataaatagagccttatgaagttcagaagttacactttttgaaaccctaactgagtttagaaaaattctgaatttctctaaaccctaaaccgcacaaaattccctcagccttcatccaagaacagctagcactgtgagatcgaaggtctctgttcgtgtggactaagtggaggtgctgcaagtgcggtgcttgtgatcgatAAAGGCGGCCACAGTTTTGTTCtacaaaggtaatattctagacctgatcatgctcattcacaagaatccattgatgggaaatcttaattttaaaattccgctgcgtttataaaagtgttttatgaaacgatttcctAACAATATAGTATTCGCCGAAACCAACGGGGTACATTTGAAGCATAGTACCCTGCAAACTCTATATACAACAAACCAGACTCTTGCCGAAAGAGCGATTGCTGAAAATAAGCCGGCGCATGTTGTTAGGCTCGAAATAACTGTAAACAAGGCCAGGTTATGCAGAatcacttgcagaaccacctcAAAATCGTCGAGGTCAAAAcctgttttttctttcaattcattTCCAAAATTATATCAGGCTAAATACAATTTGTTACAACATTTCATAACCAAAGTATCATAACCATATTTCATAACAATAATACCAAAGTTCAATATACAATAATACCACATTTCATAACCAAAGTTCATGAGTAAATTGCGTAACCAAAGTTAATATGTTACAACGCATAATCGGCATTGTATACATCAAAAAATAATGCGCTTAGCTACCCTTTCAAAAAATAGTGCGCTTAGCTaccatttcaaaaaataatgcgCTTAACTAATTCAAAATGCAACTACTAAAATCAACTACAATTTGAGAAAATCAACTACAATTCGAGCGGATCGTCTTTGCTACCCTTTCCAATCGTGGCTAAGTCATCGTCTGCTCTTTCAATGGTCAACAGCTCACCAAACTTTTGCATTCTATCCAAAAACATGGGCTCCCATGTAGCAGCTTCTTCAGAACAATAGTTTTTCCACTGATGAGCCGTTGGAGGTATCAGACATTCTTCTTTCAACCGCACTAACACAAAGTGGTCAGCGAGCGCGCCGATGCAAATAATCTTGGAATCCAAGTCTGACGTGTCTGATGGAGGTTTGCCACTCAATGGGAAACAAGTTCTAGATGCTCCACACCTTTCCATATTTGACAGTTGAACAACAACCCTCTGAAAATGAGTAGCCACAACGTAACCCATATTCGGAAAAGTAAACCATTTGTCATTTGGTGCAAAAGCATGTTTACTCCTTCTCGGAGGTGGGAAAAGTGCATCCGTGACATACTTGTAACGCTCATCAGTATCGAACAACTCCACATATGATTCCTTATACAATCTCAGCTCCCTCTCCATGTTCAGTCTGATCAACTCAAAATCTTGCTGAGTTCCTTTTTGGTGCAAAGCTACCACACGGTATCCACAATAACCGTCACCATCAACATCAATAATATCTTCGATAAATGGGTGCATGAACTTCGGCATATGGTTGATAAAAGGGATTTCAGGAGGAGCTGGAGTCAAAGTACTGATGACGAGTTCTTTAGGCACCTCAGACACTGTTTGTGAAGTCGACGGCTTTGACTTTGTTGGTTTCGACTGAGATGCCTGTGTAGCTGCAATATGATCATCAACATGCTCCCACCGAGACTTATCCCTGCTCGTGGATCTTGCGACACGAactgattttttctttttagcaCCTT
Coding sequences within it:
- the LOC123895983 gene encoding uncharacterized protein LOC123895983 — encoded protein: MEENVGRGRHRKASNANASARRELAANRPAKRGRSKQQGPTPARGTHDAEAGGSRTRTRSRLGQAQNVEDDFDADQFLNQDAEYGEPEEPQPEEPQQPPRQRPQQRPRQPRRDAANEGYGGGPSDMSLLTQYGNHRAVLIWDAAPDDHEVLKRTLRCQASGKNAINIVKPPRSERWFWDPIEASGLEPLTRVNFSILDYGVI
- the LOC123895984 gene encoding uncharacterized protein LOC123895984; the encoded protein is MPKFMHPFIEDIIDVDGDGYCGYRVVALHQKGTQQDFELIRLNMERELRLYKESYVELFDTDERYKYVTDALFPPPRRSKHAFAPNDKWFTFPNMGYVVATHFQRVVVQLSNMERCGASRTCFPLSGKPPSDTSDLDSKIICIGALADHFVLVRLKEECLIPPTAHQWKNYCSEEAATWEPMFLDRMQKFGELLTIERADDDLATIGKGSKDDPLEL